A single region of the Arsenicicoccus dermatophilus genome encodes:
- a CDS encoding GOLPH3/VPS74 family protein, whose protein sequence is MQLAEELLLLLTDDETGRMTVPERVLDLAVAGGALSELGAVERVRVVDEHEHVTGSLGEPVQSGRLVIDDEVEHQPDPVLDAALEGFRGMQGRKLTNVLPILGRSLYPLLHRDLEAKGVLRREAPARRSMVPRTTWVAVDSSHENEVREHIADVLLRHADPDDRARHLIGLLHAIDGLLVALPELAADEETALRTALEVRALTDVHGPCGRVLAAVDELMGH, encoded by the coding sequence ATGCAGCTCGCCGAGGAACTCCTGCTCCTGCTCACGGACGATGAGACCGGCCGCATGACGGTCCCCGAGCGGGTCCTCGACCTCGCCGTCGCCGGCGGGGCGCTCAGCGAGCTCGGCGCGGTGGAGCGGGTGCGCGTCGTCGACGAGCACGAGCACGTGACGGGTTCCCTCGGCGAGCCGGTGCAGTCCGGGCGCCTGGTGATCGACGACGAGGTCGAGCACCAGCCCGACCCGGTGCTGGACGCCGCGCTCGAGGGCTTCCGCGGGATGCAGGGGCGCAAGCTCACCAACGTGCTGCCCATCCTCGGCCGGTCGCTGTATCCCCTGCTGCACCGCGACCTGGAGGCCAAGGGCGTCCTGCGCCGCGAGGCCCCCGCCCGACGGTCGATGGTCCCCCGCACGACCTGGGTGGCCGTGGACTCCAGCCACGAGAACGAGGTCCGCGAGCACATCGCCGACGTGCTGCTGCGCCACGCCGACCCCGACGACCGGGCCCGGCACCTGATCGGCCTGCTGCACGCCATCGACGGACTGCTCGTGGCGCTGCCCGAGCTGGCGGCCGACGAGGAGACCGCGCTGCGCACCGCCCTGGAGGTGCGGGCGCTGACCGACGTGCACGGCCCGTGCGGCCGGGTCCTCGCCGCGGTGGACGAGCTGATGGGGCACTGA
- a CDS encoding inositol-3-phosphate synthase, giving the protein MPAVRVAVVGVGNCATSLIQGVHYYKDADPHDSVPGLMHVQFGDYHVRDVQFVAAFDVDDKKVGKDLSEAIDASENNTIKICDVPTLGVEVQRGPTLDGLGKYYRMTIDESPAEPVDVVQVLKDNQVDVLVSYLPVGSEEADKFYAQCAIDAGVAFVNALPVFIASDPEWAAKFTEAGVPIIGDDIKSQVGATITHRVMAKLFEDRGVTLDRTYQLNVGGNMDFKNMLERERLESKKVSKTQAVTSNLTGSLAGKTDDRNVHIGPSDYVAWLDDRKWAYVRLEGRAFGDVPLNLEYKLEVWDSPNSAGIIIDAIRAAKIAKDRGIGGPLLSPAAYLMKSPPEQRPDEEGRARVEAFIAGSEPR; this is encoded by the coding sequence ATGCCAGCAGTGCGCGTCGCCGTCGTCGGCGTCGGCAACTGTGCGACGTCCCTGATCCAGGGCGTCCACTACTACAAGGACGCCGACCCCCACGACTCCGTGCCGGGCCTGATGCACGTCCAGTTCGGCGACTACCACGTGCGCGACGTGCAGTTCGTGGCAGCCTTCGACGTCGACGACAAGAAGGTCGGCAAGGACCTGTCGGAGGCGATCGACGCCTCGGAGAACAACACGATCAAGATCTGCGACGTCCCGACCCTCGGCGTCGAGGTGCAGCGCGGCCCCACCCTGGACGGGCTCGGCAAGTACTACCGGATGACCATCGACGAGTCCCCGGCCGAGCCGGTCGACGTCGTCCAGGTCCTCAAGGACAACCAGGTGGACGTGCTCGTGTCCTACCTGCCGGTGGGCTCGGAGGAGGCCGACAAGTTCTACGCCCAGTGCGCGATCGACGCGGGCGTGGCCTTCGTCAACGCCCTGCCCGTCTTCATCGCCAGCGACCCGGAGTGGGCGGCCAAGTTCACCGAGGCCGGCGTGCCGATCATCGGCGACGACATCAAGTCCCAGGTGGGCGCCACCATCACCCACCGGGTCATGGCCAAGCTGTTCGAGGACCGCGGGGTCACCCTGGACCGGACCTACCAGCTCAACGTCGGCGGCAACATGGACTTCAAGAACATGCTCGAGCGCGAGCGCCTGGAGTCCAAGAAGGTCTCCAAGACCCAGGCCGTCACGTCCAACCTGACCGGCTCGCTCGCCGGGAAGACCGACGACCGCAACGTGCACATCGGCCCCTCGGACTACGTCGCCTGGCTCGACGACCGCAAGTGGGCCTACGTCCGCCTGGAGGGGCGCGCCTTCGGCGACGTGCCGCTCAACCTCGAGTACAAGCTGGAGGTCTGGGACTCGCCCAACTCCGCCGGCATCATCATCGACGCGATCCGGGCGGCCAAGATCGCCAAGGACCGCGGCATCGGCGGCCCCCTGCTGTCCCCCGCGGCATACCTGATGAAGTCGCCCCCGGAGCAGCGCCCCGACGAGGAGGGCCGCGCGCGCGTCGAGGCCTTCATCGCGGGCAGCGAGCCCCGCTGA
- a CDS encoding transglycosylase domain-containing protein, translating to MTPATGADGAYTYGARRTTGQPAQRRRPLWARLLGWFLLVVVLVGLVGVVAFGYLYSVTEIPEANPASKAQISTVYFADGKTEMGRLSGSTNRENVPLKRIPLHVQRAFLAAEDRSFYTNKGVSPSGIGRAVKVALQGGQTQGGSTITQQYVKNTFLTRDQTMQRKLKELILSLKLDQQRSKDQILQDYLNTIDFGRGASGIQAASRAYFSKDVSQLDPAEGALLASVIKGPALYDPSRSAKNLGRSKERVAWILDGMTQEGWLTSAQRAAARYPTVVKRKPIEITGGTNGYLIAMVTKELTGLANLDDDQVKTGGLRIVTTIDKKQQDAMIAAIHEYGATEDIPGAQTGMTAIKPGTGEIQALYGGEDFRKRPFNNAVDAHLSAGSTFKAYTTVAALESGFSTRSRVSGSSPYEYGPAKEDKVENEYNQQYGFIDIRGALADSVNTAFIRINEKIGPAATKKAALQAGIPATPAVGLQDNLTNTLGTATPSVLDNTNGFATIAAQGRRATPHLIRTVKSTDGEVDYTASTESKQTIDKDIAIDTTEALTHPITEGTAVKAQRLRRPAAGKTGTAEDHKEVWFIGYTPQLAAGCAIYKPQADGAGNEPLGRNVGGFKYCVPIWTAFMREALDGQDKESFPKRVGVNDDGRKNFSKGQVSDPGDGTHPGTDGTTGDTNPDGSPNGSTGDGGWPDGSSRPTDRPSQSIPSDGPTPWPTHTRHRRRPTATATPQDPGPLPLPVPGPGPDQPEPAPPQPGPPEPAPPAPDPVKPVATTARG from the coding sequence GTGACCCCAGCCACCGGCGCCGACGGCGCCTACACCTACGGCGCCCGGCGCACCACAGGCCAGCCCGCGCAGCGTCGTCGCCCCCTGTGGGCCCGGCTCCTGGGATGGTTCCTGCTCGTGGTCGTCCTCGTCGGCCTGGTCGGCGTCGTGGCGTTCGGCTACCTCTACTCGGTGACCGAGATCCCCGAGGCCAACCCCGCCAGCAAGGCCCAGATCTCCACGGTCTACTTCGCGGACGGCAAGACCGAGATGGGCCGCCTCTCCGGCAGCACCAACCGCGAGAACGTGCCGCTGAAGCGCATCCCCCTGCACGTGCAGCGCGCCTTCCTCGCGGCGGAGGACCGGTCGTTCTACACCAACAAGGGCGTGTCCCCGAGCGGCATCGGCCGGGCGGTCAAGGTCGCCCTGCAGGGTGGCCAGACCCAGGGCGGCTCCACGATCACCCAGCAGTACGTCAAGAACACCTTCCTGACCCGCGACCAGACCATGCAGCGCAAGCTCAAGGAGCTGATCCTGTCCCTCAAGCTCGACCAGCAGCGCAGCAAGGACCAGATCCTGCAGGACTACCTCAACACCATCGACTTCGGTCGCGGTGCGAGCGGGATCCAGGCCGCCTCCCGGGCGTACTTCTCCAAGGACGTCTCCCAGCTCGACCCCGCCGAGGGCGCGCTCCTGGCCTCGGTCATCAAGGGCCCGGCGCTCTACGACCCCTCCCGCTCGGCCAAGAACCTCGGGCGCAGCAAGGAGCGCGTCGCGTGGATCCTGGACGGGATGACGCAGGAGGGCTGGCTGACTTCCGCGCAGCGGGCGGCCGCGCGGTACCCCACGGTGGTGAAGCGCAAGCCGATAGAGATCACCGGCGGCACCAACGGCTACCTCATCGCGATGGTCACCAAGGAGCTCACCGGGCTCGCCAATCTCGACGACGACCAGGTCAAGACCGGCGGGCTGAGGATCGTCACGACGATCGACAAGAAGCAGCAGGACGCGATGATCGCGGCGATCCACGAGTACGGCGCGACCGAGGACATCCCCGGGGCGCAGACCGGCATGACCGCGATCAAGCCCGGGACCGGGGAGATCCAGGCGCTGTACGGCGGGGAGGACTTCCGCAAGCGCCCCTTCAACAACGCCGTGGACGCCCACCTGTCCGCCGGGTCGACGTTCAAGGCCTACACCACCGTCGCGGCCCTGGAGTCGGGCTTCTCGACCCGGTCGCGCGTGTCCGGGTCCTCGCCCTACGAGTACGGCCCGGCCAAGGAGGACAAGGTCGAGAACGAGTACAACCAGCAGTACGGGTTCATCGACATCCGGGGGGCGCTGGCGGACTCCGTGAACACCGCGTTCATCCGGATCAACGAGAAGATCGGGCCGGCCGCGACCAAGAAGGCCGCCCTCCAGGCCGGCATACCGGCCACCCCCGCGGTCGGGCTGCAGGACAACCTCACCAACACCCTCGGCACCGCGACCCCCTCGGTCCTGGACAACACCAACGGCTTCGCGACGATCGCTGCCCAGGGGCGGCGCGCGACCCCGCACCTGATCCGCACGGTCAAGAGCACCGACGGCGAGGTGGACTACACCGCGTCCACCGAGTCCAAGCAGACGATCGACAAGGACATCGCCATCGACACGACCGAGGCGCTGACCCACCCGATCACCGAGGGCACGGCGGTCAAGGCGCAGCGCCTGCGTCGTCCGGCCGCGGGCAAGACCGGCACCGCCGAGGACCACAAGGAGGTCTGGTTCATCGGTTACACCCCGCAGCTCGCCGCGGGATGCGCGATCTACAAGCCCCAGGCCGACGGCGCCGGCAACGAGCCTCTCGGTCGCAACGTCGGCGGCTTCAAGTACTGCGTGCCGATCTGGACGGCCTTCATGCGCGAGGCCCTCGACGGCCAGGACAAGGAGTCCTTCCCCAAGCGCGTGGGGGTCAACGACGACGGCCGCAAGAACTTCTCCAAGGGCCAGGTCTCCGACCCCGGTGACGGCACCCACCCCGGGACCGACGGGACGACCGGCGACACGAACCCCGACGGCAGCCCGAACGGCAGCACCGGTGACGGCGGCTGGCCCGACGGCTCGTCGCGGCCCACGGACCGGCCCTCCCAGTCCATCCCCTCGGACGGGCCCACGCCCTGGCCGACCCACACGCGTCATCGCCGTCGGCCCACGGCCACGGCGACGCCGCAGGACCCGGGACCGCTGCCGCTGCCGGTGCCCGGCCCGGGTCCGGACCAGCCCGAGCCTGCGCCGCCCCAGCCGGGGCCGCCCGAGCCGGCCCCGCCCGCGCCGGATCCGGTGAAGCCGGTGGCGACGACGGCCCGCGGCTGA
- the rpsF gene encoding 30S ribosomal protein S6, translating into MRQYELMIILDPALEERTIQPSLEKFLTVITKDKGTVDNIDLWGKRRLAYEINKNAEAYYAVVNFTAEPATAKELDRQLSLNESILRTKLMRPGA; encoded by the coding sequence ATGCGTCAGTACGAGCTGATGATCATTCTCGACCCCGCTCTCGAGGAGCGCACCATCCAGCCGTCGCTGGAGAAGTTCCTCACCGTCATCACCAAGGACAAGGGCACCGTCGACAACATCGACCTGTGGGGCAAGCGCCGCCTGGCCTACGAGATCAACAAGAACGCCGAGGCCTACTACGCCGTCGTGAACTTCACGGCTGAGCCCGCCACGGCCAAGGAGCTGGACCGTCAGCTCTCGCTGAACGAGTCCATCCTGCGGACCAAGCTCATGCGCCCCGGCGCCTGA
- a CDS encoding single-stranded DNA-binding protein, translating into MAGETTLTIVGNLTQDPELRFTPSGAAVANFTVASTPRTFDRQSNEFKDGETLFMRCSVWREAAENVAESLQRGMRVVVTGRLVSRSWDDKETGQKRSVMEMQVDEVGPSLRYATAKVTKTQRGNGQGGGFGGQQGSGFGGQQGGGQQGGGWGGGNAGQSDDPWSTGGGQGGRAPAAPAQGGAPAQQGGGWGGAPSYDEPPF; encoded by the coding sequence ATGGCCGGAGAGACCACGCTGACCATCGTCGGCAACCTGACCCAGGACCCCGAGCTGCGGTTCACCCCGTCCGGGGCGGCGGTCGCCAACTTCACCGTGGCCTCCACGCCGCGCACCTTCGACCGGCAGAGCAACGAGTTCAAGGACGGCGAGACGCTGTTCATGCGGTGCTCGGTCTGGCGCGAGGCCGCGGAGAACGTCGCCGAGTCGCTCCAGCGGGGCATGCGGGTCGTCGTCACCGGCCGACTCGTCTCCCGCTCCTGGGACGACAAGGAGACCGGTCAGAAGCGCTCCGTCATGGAGATGCAGGTCGACGAGGTCGGTCCCTCCCTGCGCTACGCCACGGCCAAGGTCACCAAGACCCAGCGGGGCAACGGCCAGGGTGGCGGTTTCGGCGGTCAGCAGGGCAGCGGTTTCGGGGGACAGCAGGGCGGCGGCCAGCAGGGTGGCGGCTGGGGCGGCGGCAACGCCGGCCAGTCCGACGACCCGTGGTCGACCGGTGGCGGGCAGGGCGGTCGCGCCCCGGCCGCTCCGGCCCAGGGCGGCGCTCCCGCCCAGCAGGGTGGCGGGTGGGGCGGCGCGCCGTCCTACGACGAGCCCCCCTTCTGA
- the rpsR gene encoding 30S ribosomal protein S18 — protein sequence MAKPVVRKPKKKANPLKAAKVENIDYKDTALLRKFISDRGKIRARRVTGVSVQEQRLIAKAVKNAREVALLPYSSSAR from the coding sequence ATGGCCAAGCCCGTTGTGCGCAAGCCCAAGAAGAAGGCGAACCCGCTCAAGGCCGCCAAGGTCGAGAACATCGACTACAAGGACACCGCGCTGCTGCGCAAGTTCATCTCCGACCGCGGCAAGATCCGCGCTCGCCGCGTCACCGGTGTCTCCGTCCAGGAGCAGCGCCTCATCGCCAAGGCCGTCAAGAACGCCCGCGAGGTCGCCCTGCTGCCCTACTCGAGCTCTGCTCGCTGA
- the rplI gene encoding 50S ribosomal protein L9: MKLILTNEVTGLGTPGDIVEVKDGYARNYLIPRGFATPWTKGGQKQVEAIQKARVAREHKSIEEAKDAKQRLEVKAYKVPVKSGDAGRLYGSVHSTQIVDAIVAAGGPKVDRRKLEVQGAIRTLGVYTATVRLHPEVLATVKLDVVAAK; the protein is encoded by the coding sequence ATGAAGCTCATCCTCACCAACGAGGTCACCGGCCTCGGCACCCCCGGCGACATCGTCGAGGTCAAGGACGGCTACGCCCGCAACTACCTCATTCCCCGCGGCTTCGCGACGCCGTGGACCAAGGGTGGTCAGAAGCAGGTCGAGGCGATCCAGAAGGCCCGCGTCGCCCGCGAGCACAAGTCGATCGAGGAGGCCAAGGACGCCAAGCAGCGTCTCGAGGTCAAGGCCTACAAGGTGCCGGTGAAGTCCGGCGACGCCGGCCGCCTCTACGGCTCCGTCCACAGCACCCAGATCGTCGACGCGATCGTCGCTGCGGGCGGCCCCAAGGTCGACCGCCGCAAGCTGGAGGTCCAGGGCGCGATCCGCACCCTCGGCGTCTACACCGCGACCGTTCGCCTGCACCCCGAGGTGCTCGCCACCGTCAAGCTGGACGTCGTCGCGGCCAAGTAA
- a CDS encoding GntR family transcriptional regulator has protein sequence MRPLADLTLDRSSSTPLYDQLAAQLRAAIDRGVLQPGDPFENELSLAARLQVSRPTVRKAIAQLVADGLLVRHRGVGTRVACPVVHRRDDLTPLYDELDRTGRRPTTQVVRLVPARRNKVAATALDLDPRTPLVYLERVRWSDGRPLVVLRSWLPPQFSTLTTAELAEHGLYELLARRGVVADLARQRLGARMATLTERRQLQLTRADAVLTVLWQSYAPDGTPIEYGDHAYRGDQYVVDNTLRNP, from the coding sequence GTGCGTCCCCTGGCCGACCTGACTCTCGACCGCTCGTCGTCGACGCCGCTCTACGACCAGCTGGCCGCTCAGCTGCGCGCAGCCATCGACCGCGGCGTGCTCCAGCCGGGCGACCCCTTCGAGAACGAGCTGTCCCTCGCCGCCCGTCTGCAGGTCTCCCGCCCGACCGTCCGCAAGGCCATCGCCCAGCTGGTCGCCGACGGGCTCCTCGTCCGTCACCGCGGCGTCGGCACCCGCGTGGCCTGTCCGGTGGTGCACCGGCGTGACGACCTCACACCGCTGTACGACGAGCTCGACCGCACCGGCCGCCGCCCGACGACCCAGGTGGTCCGCCTGGTGCCCGCCCGCCGCAACAAGGTCGCCGCCACCGCCCTCGACCTCGACCCCCGCACCCCCCTGGTCTACCTCGAGCGGGTCCGCTGGTCCGACGGCCGACCCCTCGTGGTGCTCCGCTCCTGGCTCCCGCCGCAGTTCTCCACGCTCACCACCGCCGAGCTGGCCGAGCACGGGCTCTACGAGCTGCTCGCGAGGCGTGGCGTCGTCGCCGACCTCGCCCGCCAGCGCCTCGGCGCCCGGATGGCCACCCTCACCGAACGCCGACAGCTGCAGCTCACCCGCGCCGACGCCGTCCTGACCGTGCTGTGGCAGTCCTACGCCCCCGACGGCACGCCCATCGAGTATGGCGACCACGCCTACCGCGGCGACCAGTACGTCGTGGACAACACCCTGCGCAACCCCTGA
- a CDS encoding substrate-binding domain-containing protein has translation MRRRPAIVVAAAAAALSLAACSATGGRKAVEEAAAAGGKPAKTMTVTLITHSAPGDDFWDLVRKGADDAADKDGITLEYQASPDGAEQANLVQAAIDKKVDGIAVTLSKPDQVGPAVTKAVAAGIPVTALNGGVDAWKALGVKGFFGQEDRVAGQVTGERLKGLGAKKVLCILHEQGNVGNDARCTGVKAALPTTETLYVNGADTADVQSKLTGKLQQDEAIDWVLGLKASVALTGVQSVKEAGSAAKVATFDTNAELIKAIKAGDVQFAVDQQPYLQGYLAVDALWLYKTNGNDVGGGQATLTGPAFVDKTNVAAIEKFAAAGKR, from the coding sequence ATGAGACGCCGTCCCGCCATCGTCGTCGCCGCGGCCGCCGCGGCGCTCAGCCTGGCTGCCTGCTCCGCCACCGGGGGTCGCAAGGCCGTCGAGGAGGCTGCGGCCGCCGGCGGCAAGCCCGCCAAGACCATGACGGTCACCCTGATCACCCACTCCGCGCCCGGCGACGACTTCTGGGACCTGGTCCGCAAGGGCGCCGACGACGCTGCGGACAAGGACGGCATCACGCTGGAGTACCAGGCGAGCCCGGACGGCGCTGAGCAGGCCAACCTGGTCCAGGCCGCCATCGACAAGAAGGTCGACGGCATCGCGGTGACCCTGTCCAAGCCGGACCAGGTGGGCCCGGCGGTCACGAAGGCCGTGGCGGCCGGCATCCCGGTCACGGCGCTCAACGGCGGCGTGGACGCGTGGAAGGCCTTGGGCGTCAAGGGATTCTTCGGTCAGGAGGACCGCGTCGCGGGCCAGGTGACGGGCGAGCGGCTCAAGGGCCTGGGCGCCAAGAAGGTCCTGTGCATCCTGCACGAGCAGGGCAACGTCGGCAACGACGCGCGCTGCACGGGCGTCAAGGCGGCCCTGCCCACGACCGAGACGTTGTACGTCAACGGCGCCGACACCGCCGACGTCCAGTCCAAGCTGACCGGCAAGCTGCAGCAGGACGAGGCGATCGACTGGGTCCTCGGCCTCAAGGCCTCGGTCGCGCTGACCGGGGTGCAGTCGGTGAAGGAGGCCGGGTCGGCCGCCAAGGTCGCGACCTTCGACACCAACGCCGAGCTGATCAAGGCGATCAAGGCCGGTGACGTGCAGTTCGCCGTCGACCAGCAGCCTTATCTGCAGGGCTACCTCGCGGTGGACGCGCTGTGGCTCTACAAGACCAACGGCAACGACGTCGGTGGCGGGCAGGCGACGTTGACCGGTCCGGCCTTCGTCGACAAGACCAACGTCGCCGCCATCGAGAAGTTCGCCGCCGCGGGGAAGCGCTGA
- a CDS encoding ABC transporter permease: MSPATAGTAAAQTTAADLTPTDGAPPAPELEVDDRTTRPSLATRLLVRPEIGSLIGGLALLVFFLAIAPGFRNVSNVGTILYSASIIGMMAVPIALLMIGGEFDLSAGVLVTTAGLAAALLGWYFNLHVWVAVLVALLVSLAIGLVNGLLLTRTKLPSFLTTLATFFVLQGVNLGMTREISGNVASRSIADMDGWDSAKAVFAAETTVHLGDAAINLKVTLLYWLLLTAVGAWLLLRTRQGNWILAVGGDDGAARASGVPVRRTKVALYLFVAFGAWLSGMHLLFGYGVVQSGEGVGKEFVYIVAAVIGGCLLTGGYGSVVGASVGALIYGMAQLGINYAGWNPDWFKTFLGVMLLAATLVNVWMKRKAERR; encoded by the coding sequence ATGTCGCCCGCCACCGCCGGAACCGCCGCCGCGCAGACGACCGCCGCCGACCTGACGCCCACCGACGGCGCCCCGCCGGCCCCGGAGCTCGAGGTCGACGACCGCACCACCCGGCCCTCGCTCGCCACCCGCCTGCTCGTCCGCCCCGAGATCGGTTCGCTGATCGGCGGGCTCGCGCTGCTCGTCTTCTTCCTGGCGATCGCCCCCGGCTTCCGCAACGTCAGCAACGTGGGGACGATCCTCTACAGCGCCTCGATCATCGGGATGATGGCGGTGCCGATCGCCCTGCTGATGATCGGCGGCGAGTTCGACCTGTCCGCGGGGGTGCTCGTGACCACGGCGGGCCTGGCGGCGGCGCTGCTGGGGTGGTACTTCAACCTCCACGTGTGGGTGGCCGTCCTGGTCGCGCTGCTCGTCAGCCTGGCGATCGGTCTGGTCAACGGGCTGCTGCTGACCCGCACCAAGCTGCCGAGCTTCCTCACGACGCTGGCGACCTTCTTCGTGCTGCAGGGGGTCAACCTCGGCATGACGCGCGAGATCTCGGGCAACGTCGCGTCCCGCTCGATCGCCGACATGGACGGCTGGGACTCCGCCAAGGCGGTGTTCGCCGCGGAGACGACCGTGCACCTGGGCGACGCGGCGATCAACCTCAAGGTCACGCTGCTGTACTGGCTGCTGCTGACCGCGGTCGGCGCCTGGTTGCTGCTGCGCACCCGGCAGGGCAACTGGATCCTGGCGGTGGGCGGCGACGACGGCGCCGCCCGCGCGTCGGGCGTCCCGGTGCGCCGCACCAAGGTCGCGCTGTACCTCTTCGTGGCCTTCGGGGCCTGGCTGTCCGGGATGCACCTGCTGTTCGGCTACGGCGTGGTCCAGTCCGGCGAGGGCGTGGGCAAGGAGTTCGTCTACATCGTCGCCGCGGTGATCGGCGGCTGCCTGCTGACGGGTGGCTACGGCTCGGTCGTGGGTGCCTCGGTGGGTGCGCTGATCTACGGCATGGCCCAGCTCGGCATCAACTACGCCGGCTGGAACCCGGACTGGTTCAAGACCTTCCTCGGCGTGATGCTGCTCGCCGCGACGCTGGTCAACGTCTGGATGAAGCGGAAGGCGGAGCGGCGATGA
- a CDS encoding ATP-binding cassette domain-containing protein, which produces MSTVQQERHPVEEAEQAPILELDDVGKSYGHVEALRGVSLTARAGEVTCVLGDNGAGKSTLIKVMAGLHEHTSGVVRVEGDPVRFTSPRQAQAAGIATVYQDLALAPLMAVWRNFFLGNEITRKPFGRLAIEEMKAKADASLRELGVVIPDLETPVGALSGGQRQCVAIARAIHFGAKVLILDEPTAALGVKQSGVVLRYIAKARDAGIAVVFITHNPNHAMLVGDHFVVLKLGRVSLDRAKADLTLDELTHEMAGGGELDALAHELRR; this is translated from the coding sequence ATGAGCACGGTCCAGCAGGAGCGCCACCCGGTCGAGGAGGCTGAGCAGGCCCCGATCCTGGAGCTCGACGACGTCGGCAAGTCGTACGGCCACGTCGAGGCGCTGCGCGGGGTCTCCCTGACGGCGCGGGCCGGCGAGGTCACGTGCGTGCTCGGTGACAACGGCGCGGGCAAGTCCACGCTCATCAAGGTCATGGCCGGGCTGCACGAGCACACCTCGGGCGTGGTCCGGGTCGAGGGCGACCCGGTGCGCTTCACCTCCCCGCGGCAGGCGCAGGCGGCAGGCATCGCCACCGTCTACCAGGACCTCGCCCTGGCCCCGCTGATGGCCGTATGGCGGAACTTCTTCCTCGGCAACGAGATCACGCGCAAGCCCTTCGGGCGGCTGGCGATCGAGGAGATGAAGGCCAAGGCCGACGCGTCGCTGCGGGAGCTCGGGGTCGTCATACCGGACCTGGAGACCCCGGTCGGGGCGCTGTCGGGCGGGCAGCGGCAGTGCGTGGCCATCGCCCGCGCGATCCACTTCGGGGCCAAGGTGCTGATCCTGGACGAGCCGACGGCCGCGCTGGGCGTCAAGCAGTCGGGCGTGGTGCTGCGTTACATCGCCAAGGCCCGCGACGCCGGGATCGCCGTCGTCTTCATCACCCACAACCCCAACCACGCGATGCTCGTGGGCGACCACTTCGTGGTGCTCAAGCTGGGTCGGGTCTCCCTCGACCGGGCCAAGGCCGACCTGACGCTGGACGAGCTCACCCACGAGATGGCGGGCGGCGGCGAGCTGGACGCCCTCGCGCACGAGCTGCGGCGCTGA
- a CDS encoding Gfo/Idh/MocA family protein — translation MSLPLPSPDRLHPLDGPVVRWGILGTGWAADRFLGSVLSHTNHQVAAIGSRDLARSTELAERHGGRPCGSYEELVAQDDVDVVYVATRHPHHVDHALLAIEAGRHVLVEMPMAVDAAGARQIAAAARARGVFCAEAMWSMFLPKFTVLRTVLDEGLLGDIHLLSADLGEYFDDDHRINDPAAAGGAMMDLGTYLVAFATWALGRPTEIHAQGVRGPSGVMAQTVMELRHGDTTQSALEATSLVRTPTSASISGSKGFATLEGPFYKPGPLTVRTRDGQVLRHEETPIAHAALFYEALEVARCLDAGLLETPIRPLDATILTLEVMDEVRALTGDALVGAR, via the coding sequence ATGTCGCTGCCGCTGCCGTCCCCCGACCGTCTCCACCCCCTCGACGGGCCCGTCGTGCGCTGGGGGATCCTCGGCACCGGTTGGGCCGCCGATCGTTTCCTCGGGTCGGTGCTCAGCCACACCAACCACCAGGTCGCGGCGATCGGCTCGCGCGACCTGGCCCGCTCCACCGAGCTGGCCGAGCGCCACGGTGGCCGGCCGTGCGGGTCCTACGAGGAGCTCGTGGCGCAGGACGACGTGGACGTGGTCTACGTCGCGACGCGCCACCCGCACCACGTGGACCACGCGCTGCTGGCGATCGAGGCGGGCAGGCACGTGCTGGTCGAGATGCCGATGGCCGTCGACGCGGCCGGTGCCCGGCAGATCGCGGCCGCGGCGCGGGCGCGAGGCGTCTTCTGCGCCGAGGCGATGTGGTCGATGTTCCTGCCGAAGTTCACGGTGCTGCGCACGGTCCTCGACGAGGGGCTGCTCGGCGACATCCACCTGCTGTCGGCCGATCTCGGGGAGTACTTCGACGACGACCACCGGATCAACGACCCCGCGGCTGCGGGCGGCGCGATGATGGACCTGGGCACCTACCTCGTGGCCTTCGCGACCTGGGCGCTCGGCCGTCCCACCGAGATCCACGCGCAGGGTGTGCGTGGCCCGTCCGGCGTGATGGCGCAGACCGTGATGGAGCTGCGCCACGGCGACACCACCCAGTCCGCGCTCGAGGCGACCTCGCTGGTGCGCACCCCGACCAGCGCGTCGATCAGCGGCAGCAAGGGTTTCGCGACGCTGGAGGGGCCCTTCTACAAGCCCGGACCGCTCACCGTCCGCACCCGCGACGGCCAGGTGCTGCGCCACGAGGAGACCCCGATCGCGCACGCGGCGTTGTTCTACGAGGCGCTGGAGGTGGCCCGCTGCCTGGACGCCGGGCTGCTGGAGACCCCGATCCGGCCGCTCGACGCGACGATCCTCACCCTGGAGGTCATGGACGAGGTGCGGGCGCTCACGGGGGACGCGCTGGTCGGGGCCCGCTGA